One Augochlora pura isolate Apur16 chromosome 10, APUR_v2.2.1, whole genome shotgun sequence DNA window includes the following coding sequences:
- the LOC144476395 gene encoding solute carrier family 41 member 1 isoform X1 gives MIEDQVHQHPVRLPPDKHAHVDVTGVKFENDQCKEPLLSEKQSSHRVTPAEIRLRAIPKTSHGNTVMGTSTATDASMIMVTGPGPGPGSGVGTGTGTGTEMGMGMGIGMGMGMGMGMGMGIGMGMGMGIGMGMGMGMDTNACIGSNVGVNVATVTGNSTDAAVVAAAAAAATDKLMEQDSVEVPIFDEGMTDTGRLPDVVAESKIYGIIEDEPLESYLAITIQVFIPFLIAGLGMVGAGLVLDLVQHWIVFEKVTELIILVPALLGLKGNLEMTLASRLSTQANLGHMDTLKQQWYMIVGNLVLIQCQAIVVGFLGSVVAIGMGALRYGTISLDHAYLLCASSLVTASLASFVLGLITAGVIVFSRHCHINPDNVATPIAASLGDITSLALLSWISTILYESINKQDWLAPLVIACYVLVTPLWVWIAKKNKHTNDVLYSGWTPVMIAMLISSCGGLILGFMVSRFKNFTVFQPVINGVGGNLVAVQASRISTALHKQAELGTLLIPPGHTHPVIFITPIANFFGKGIHARTTRVLMAMVIPGHIIFIYLINYMKDGTSLTPLFVFVYLCAAMLQVAALLYIAYIMIHWMWKRKIDPDNSAIPYLTAMGDLLGISLLAIAFQFLYLVGDQDSDRTIDP, from the exons ATGATAGAGGATCAGGTGCATCAACATCCGGTACGACTGCCGCCCGACAAGCACGCCCATGTCGATGTCACAGGAGTCAAATTTGAGAA TGACCAATGCAAAGAGCCTCTACTTTCCGAAAAGCAAAGTTCCCACAGGGTAACGCCGGCGGAGATTCGTTTGCGCGCGATTCCAAAAACATCCCACGGAAACACAGTTATGGGTACAAGCACAGCCACGGACGCGTCCATGATCATGGTCACAGGTCCAGGTCCTGGTCCTGGTTCTGGTGTGGGAACAGGGACAGGCACTGGGACAGAGATGGGCATGGGCATGGGTATTGGTATGGGCATGGGTATGGGTATGGGTATGGGCATGGGTATAGGTATGGGTATGGGCATGGGCATAGGTATGGGTATGGGCATGGGCATGGACACGAACGCGTGCATCGGCAGCAACGTTGGAGTTAACGTCGCAACCGTGACCGGCAACTCGACGGATGCTGCGGTCGTGGCCGCGGCTGCTGCAGCCGCTACCGATAAATTGATGGAGCAAGACAGCGTGGAAGTGCCCATCTTTGATGAAGGAATGACCGACACCGGTCGTCTTCCCGACGTCGTCGCCGAAAGTAAAATTTACGGTATCATCGAGGATGAACCTCTCGAATCGTACCTGGCAATTACCATTCAAGTTTTTATACCGTTTCTTATTGCCGGCCTTGGCATGGTGGGCGCTGGATTAGTTTTGGATTTAGTGCAG CACTGGATCGTATTCGAGAAAGTGACCGAGCTGATAATTCTGGTTCCGGCATTGTTGGGCTTGAAAGGCAATTTAGAAATGACTCTTGCATCGCGTCTCTCTACTCAAGCGAATCTCGGGCATATGGACACGCTAAAACAACAATGGTACATGATCGTTGGAAATCTTGTTTTAATTCAG TGCCAGGCGATAGTGGTTGGATTCTTGGGGTCGGTGGTGGCGATCGGCATGGGAGCGTTACGATACGGTACCATTTCGTTGGACCACGCTTACCTGTTGTGCGCGAGCAGCTTGGTCACCGCGTCTCTGGCGTCGTTCGTTCTTGGATTGATCACCGCAGGGGTGATCGTGTTCTCGCGACACTGTCACATCAATCCGGACAACGTCGCGACGCCGATAGCCGCGAGCCTCGGCGACATCACCTCCTTGGCTCTACTCTCTTGGATCTCGACGATTCTCTACGAATCGATTAACAAGCAGGATTGGCTGGCACCGTTGGTGATCGCTTGTTACGTCCTCGTCACCCCGCTCTGGGTGTGGATCGCTAAAAAGAACAAACACACCAACGACGTTCTTTACTCCGGCTGGACCCCTGTCATGATTGCCATGTTGATCAGcag TTGCGGCGGACTGATTCTGGGATTCATGGTGTCGCGATTCAAGAACTTCACCGTCTTTCAACCGGTGATCAACGGGGTCGGTGGTAATCTTGTAGCTGTCCAAGCGAGCAGAATATCCACTGCCCTTCATAAACAGGCAGAGCTGGGCACGCTCCTGATTCCACCGGGTCACACGCATCCCGTCATCTTTATTACGCCCATCGCGAACTTTTTCGGCAAAG GTATACACGCGAGAACCACCAGAGTTTTAATGGCGATGGTCATCCCGGGTcacataattttcatttatctgATTAATTACATGAAGGATGGTACCTCGCTGACACCCCTTTTCGTCTTCGTTTATTTATGCGCTGCGATGCTGCAAGTCGCCGCGCTCCTCTACATTGCCTACATAATGATACATTGGATGTGGAAACGAAAAATCGATCCGGACAATTCGGCGATACCGTATCTGACAGCGATGGGAGATCTGCTGGGCATCAGTTTGCTCGCGATCGCTTTCCAGTTCCTTTACCTCGTGGGAGATCAAGATTCCGACCGAACGATTGATCCGTGA
- the LOC144476395 gene encoding solute carrier family 41 member 1 isoform X2 gives MGTSTATDASMIMVTGPGPGPGSGVGTGTGTGTEMGMGMGIGMGMGMGMGMGMGIGMGMGMGIGMGMGMGMDTNACIGSNVGVNVATVTGNSTDAAVVAAAAAAATDKLMEQDSVEVPIFDEGMTDTGRLPDVVAESKIYGIIEDEPLESYLAITIQVFIPFLIAGLGMVGAGLVLDLVQHWIVFEKVTELIILVPALLGLKGNLEMTLASRLSTQANLGHMDTLKQQWYMIVGNLVLIQCQAIVVGFLGSVVAIGMGALRYGTISLDHAYLLCASSLVTASLASFVLGLITAGVIVFSRHCHINPDNVATPIAASLGDITSLALLSWISTILYESINKQDWLAPLVIACYVLVTPLWVWIAKKNKHTNDVLYSGWTPVMIAMLISSCGGLILGFMVSRFKNFTVFQPVINGVGGNLVAVQASRISTALHKQAELGTLLIPPGHTHPVIFITPIANFFGKGIHARTTRVLMAMVIPGHIIFIYLINYMKDGTSLTPLFVFVYLCAAMLQVAALLYIAYIMIHWMWKRKIDPDNSAIPYLTAMGDLLGISLLAIAFQFLYLVGDQDSDRTIDP, from the exons ATGGGTACAAGCACAGCCACGGACGCGTCCATGATCATGGTCACAGGTCCAGGTCCTGGTCCTGGTTCTGGTGTGGGAACAGGGACAGGCACTGGGACAGAGATGGGCATGGGCATGGGTATTGGTATGGGCATGGGTATGGGTATGGGTATGGGCATGGGTATAGGTATGGGTATGGGCATGGGCATAGGTATGGGTATGGGCATGGGCATGGACACGAACGCGTGCATCGGCAGCAACGTTGGAGTTAACGTCGCAACCGTGACCGGCAACTCGACGGATGCTGCGGTCGTGGCCGCGGCTGCTGCAGCCGCTACCGATAAATTGATGGAGCAAGACAGCGTGGAAGTGCCCATCTTTGATGAAGGAATGACCGACACCGGTCGTCTTCCCGACGTCGTCGCCGAAAGTAAAATTTACGGTATCATCGAGGATGAACCTCTCGAATCGTACCTGGCAATTACCATTCAAGTTTTTATACCGTTTCTTATTGCCGGCCTTGGCATGGTGGGCGCTGGATTAGTTTTGGATTTAGTGCAG CACTGGATCGTATTCGAGAAAGTGACCGAGCTGATAATTCTGGTTCCGGCATTGTTGGGCTTGAAAGGCAATTTAGAAATGACTCTTGCATCGCGTCTCTCTACTCAAGCGAATCTCGGGCATATGGACACGCTAAAACAACAATGGTACATGATCGTTGGAAATCTTGTTTTAATTCAG TGCCAGGCGATAGTGGTTGGATTCTTGGGGTCGGTGGTGGCGATCGGCATGGGAGCGTTACGATACGGTACCATTTCGTTGGACCACGCTTACCTGTTGTGCGCGAGCAGCTTGGTCACCGCGTCTCTGGCGTCGTTCGTTCTTGGATTGATCACCGCAGGGGTGATCGTGTTCTCGCGACACTGTCACATCAATCCGGACAACGTCGCGACGCCGATAGCCGCGAGCCTCGGCGACATCACCTCCTTGGCTCTACTCTCTTGGATCTCGACGATTCTCTACGAATCGATTAACAAGCAGGATTGGCTGGCACCGTTGGTGATCGCTTGTTACGTCCTCGTCACCCCGCTCTGGGTGTGGATCGCTAAAAAGAACAAACACACCAACGACGTTCTTTACTCCGGCTGGACCCCTGTCATGATTGCCATGTTGATCAGcag TTGCGGCGGACTGATTCTGGGATTCATGGTGTCGCGATTCAAGAACTTCACCGTCTTTCAACCGGTGATCAACGGGGTCGGTGGTAATCTTGTAGCTGTCCAAGCGAGCAGAATATCCACTGCCCTTCATAAACAGGCAGAGCTGGGCACGCTCCTGATTCCACCGGGTCACACGCATCCCGTCATCTTTATTACGCCCATCGCGAACTTTTTCGGCAAAG GTATACACGCGAGAACCACCAGAGTTTTAATGGCGATGGTCATCCCGGGTcacataattttcatttatctgATTAATTACATGAAGGATGGTACCTCGCTGACACCCCTTTTCGTCTTCGTTTATTTATGCGCTGCGATGCTGCAAGTCGCCGCGCTCCTCTACATTGCCTACATAATGATACATTGGATGTGGAAACGAAAAATCGATCCGGACAATTCGGCGATACCGTATCTGACAGCGATGGGAGATCTGCTGGGCATCAGTTTGCTCGCGATCGCTTTCCAGTTCCTTTACCTCGTGGGAGATCAAGATTCCGACCGAACGATTGATCCGTGA
- the LOC144476394 gene encoding uncharacterized protein LOC144476394 has protein sequence MLPSTGYFKAINCPFYENGSCDRPYCHFKHSKREDAVIVADTSETLESQSNQNQEPKATTVQSDSDVLQQLVTEAVKKVLANQDVTNTDQFSCQNVVSRVVEGLKPSLTTGNVGKLEIVATNVAEKDTDVPPSINKPIPCVYNPTPIAELKKRHIPIISYMPTRESRVAVKRKCSPEGVKSWLSSELTDTQTAEAKYKPTTIVNVNARDNSQSYVPTCKVDPVSSSSFDDGNSSDYAFKIGEAYYPRIKKKREEYVPKKIKAPLKSVEGLKDSVIYNFTSGLDKTNQAVTNATLSYSDFDSDAQSHRFYSDLEPKFSDDDDDGENGEEENVNEDNENDIESNPSKVNGEEVGNDTTTYRDEIELYDDSARSGYSNHEHHAMRTPFTKVSETVEYVNKENRDEKDSKDKKVSTTRSSTLAKEVLKTSQCEKRTSLQTDASKTVGKNLKEHKCRREEKTKHEKNHDNSRKRSREKRRPSTEKSHSTSRSSNKDEARDSKSKNRDKDRRREKSQEKHRNKEKTDRNKERSESKRRSKSSRRDSRDLEKHRGDRDSSESSKKEERAKKRRDGSKRSNLSGKSDDDKKTLEEFSVTSTENNEDGGLNERLGSRFVSSRSKLDDESVDRFFDIVGIDIDDVILSGSDSDHDVQEECLKIFQEYQVSERSKTTVSPKESPAKQEEERNDDLGRKRVAHPSAATCVTRSAPDNQRPKKMSNPQLKMYERWRAVKDSVAEKAASVSSNMPVAKDAPRRNHVEASARIRIAHVPYAKSLAVEKKKMTENVGKSTNAKTTDVSKTAAQTAKSGVRIAHIPQTIPQLIRPEPLQVTTQKFPLNVRQYYVNTMHDVCVQIYTNGEDAAQRAVKEEFACHERCKALAVYKNSCILATHRLRKEVDQSLAMENAAGATTPGSSMVSHEAVLAGKTKGSWSVLKTKRSVTKFTGTALYTMLKKWILSEQQLRDNGFPRPHPDGQKGHAKVYVTNSRNQNALSKVPNERICGRCGCAYAIDKNGFQLRPQNCIYHWGKKFTVRGEGKYSCCQQYGSATGCCDAKTHVWDYVDYENLRGYVKTLPKDISVEEQGVYSLDCEMSYTTQGLELTRVTVIDEDCNVVYETLVKPQNAIIDYNTRFSGITEENMKNVTTTLLDVQATLLTMFSEKTILVGHSLESDFKALRLLHDTVVDTSVVFPHKNGYPQKRALKNLCSEYLRKIIQNEVSGHDSKEDAVSCMELILWKAKEVAKLQ, from the exons atgttgcCTTCAACTGGTTATTTTAAAGCCATCAATTGTCCGTTTTACGAAAACGGATCTTGCGATAGACCTTACTGTCACTTTAAGCATTCGAAACGAG aagatGCTGTGATCGTAGCAGATACATCGGAGACGTTGGAAAGTCAATCAAACCAAAATCAAGAACCAAAAGCTACAACAGTACAATCAGATTCTGATGTCTTACAGCAACTGGTCACCGAAGCTGTCAAGAAAGTTCTTGCCAATCAAGATGTCACGAATACAGATCAATTTTCTTGTCAGAATGTTGTTTCACGGGTAGTTGAAGGGTTAAAGCCCTCATTGACGACTGGAAATGTTGGTAAAttggaaattgttgcaacaaatGTGGCAGAGAAAGATACAGATGTACCACCATCGATCAATAAGCCAATTCCATGTGTTTATAATCCCACGCCTATTGCAGAACTTAAAAAGCGTCACATACCGATAATATCATATATGCCAACTAGAGAAAGTAGAGTAGCTGTGAAACGTAAGTGTTCCCCTGAAGGAGTAAAATCTTGGCTGAGCAGCGAATTGACAGATACGCAAACTGCCGAAGCTAAGTATAAGCCGACTACAATAGTTAATGTCAATGCTCGAGACAATTCACAAAGTTACGTGCCTACATGTAAAGTTGACCCAGTTTCATCAAGTTCATTCGACGATGGAAATTCTAGTGATTATGCGTTCAAAATAGGGGAAGCATACTATCCGAGGATCAAAAAGAAACGGGAAGAGTATGTTCCAAAGAAGATCAAAGCACCGCTAAAAAGTGTTGAAGGTTTGAAAGATTCGgtaatatacaatttcacATCAGGATTAGATAAAACGAATCAAGCAGTGACAAACGCGACACTTTCTTACTCCGATTTCGATTCAGATGCACAATCTCATAGATTTTATTCTGACTTGGAACCGAAATTCTctgatgacgacgacgacggtgagAACGGAGAAGAAGAGAATGTCAATGAGGACAATGAAAACGACATTGAATCGAATCCAAGTAAAGTTAATGGCGAAGAAGTAGGTAACGATACAACCACCTATCgggatgaaattgaattgtaCGATGACAGCGCAAGAAGTGGTTATTCGAACCACGAGCATCACGCAATGCGTACACCTTTCACAAAGGTAAGCGAAACCGTCGAATATGTTAACAAGGAAAATCGCGACGAAAAAGATTCCAAAGATAAGAAGGTTTCAACGACCCGAAGTAGCACTTTGGCTAAAGAAGTTTTGAAAACATCGCAATGCGAAAAGAGAACAAGCTTGCAAACGGATGCGAGTAAAACAGTTGGAAAGAACTTAAAGGAACACAAGTGCAGGCGGGAGGAAAAGACTAAACATGAGAAAAATCACGACAACTCTCGTAAACGGTCTAGAGAAAAGAGACGTCCTTCAACTGAGAAATCGCATTCCACGTCTCGCAGTTCAAACAAGGACGAGGCTAGAGATTCAAAAAGCAAGAATCGCGATAAGGATAGACGTCGAGAGAAAAGTCAAGAGAAACATcgaaacaaagagaaaacaGATCGAAACAAAGAGAGAAGTGAAAGTAAACGCAGAAGTAAAAGCAGCAGAAGAGATTCTCGCGATTTAGAAAAACATCGAGGCGACCGCGATTCTTCTGAATCTTCAAAGAAGGAGGAACGTGCCAAGAAAAGACGTGACGGCAGTAAACGTTCAAACTTAAGTGGTAAATCTGACGATGACAAGAAGACGTTGGAAGAATTTTCTGTTACTAGTACAGAAAATAACGAAGATGGAGGATTGAACGAAAGGCTTGGAAGCCGTTTCGTTAGTTCTCGATCGAAGCTAGATGATGAAAGTGTCGATCGATTTTTTGATATCGTCGGTATCGATATAGACGACGTAATTTTAAGTGGATCTGACTCGGATCACGACGTGCAAGAGGAGTGTCTGAAGATATTTCAA gaaTACCAAGTATCGGAACGATCAAAGACTACGGTGTCACCGAAAGAGTCGCCGGCGAAACAGGAAGAAGAGCGAAACGACGATTTGGGTAGGAAAAGGGTAGCTCACCCTTCGGCGGCCACTTGCGTTACCAGATCGGCACCAGATAATCAACGTCCCAAGAAAATGTCGAATCCACAGCTAAAAATGTACGAAAGATGGCGAGCTGTAAAAGACAGTGTAGCGGAAAAAGCAGCTTCTGTGAGTAGCAACATGCCCGTTGCCAAGGATGCGCCGCGGCGGAACCACGTTGAAGCGTCAG CTCGCATTAGAATCGCCCACGTGCCGTATGCAAAATCTCTAGCGgtagagaagaaaaagatgaCGGAAAATGTAGGAAAATCGACAAATGCGAAGACGACGGACGTTTCGAAGACTGCCGCGCAAACTGCAAAGAGTGGAGTACGCATTGCACATATACCACAAACG ATTCCTCAATTGATACGACCCGAACCGTTACAAGTCACTACGCAAAAGTTCCCGTTGAACGTTCGCCAGTATTACGTGAACACGATGCACGACGTGTGTGTGCAAATTTACACAAATGGCGAGGACGCCGCGCAACGAGCAGTCAAAGAAGAATTCGCTTGTCACGAAAGATGCAAAGCATTAGCCGTCTACAAAAATTCATGCATTCTCGCCACTCATAGATTACGAAAGGAAGTAGATCAAAGTTTAGCAATGGAAAACGCCGCGGGCGCCACAACACCAGGTAGCAGCATGGTATCACACGAAGCGGTGCTAGCCGGTAAAACGAAGGGTTCTTGGAGCGTTCTTAAAACGAAACGCTCCGTTACAAAATTCACTGGTACCGCACTCTATACTATGCTGAAAAAATGGATACTAAGCGAACAGCAGCTGCGAGATAATGGTTTCCCCCGCCCGCATCCGGACGGTCAGAAG GGACACGCAAAAGTCTACGTAACGAATTCACGGAATCAGAATGCTCTGTCGAAAGTACCTAACGAAAGAATTTGCGGTAGATGCGGCTGTGCGTATGCAATAGACAAAAATGGATTCCAATTGCGACCGCAAAATTGTATATACCATTGGGGTAAAAAATTTACGGTCAGGGGTGAGGGTAAGTATAGTTGTTGTCAGCAATATGGTTCTGCAACCGGTTGTTGTGACGCAAAGACGCATGTCTGGGATTACGTCGATTATGAAAATCTTCGTGGATACGTGAAAACTTTGCCCAAag acatATCTGTCGAAGAGCAAGGAGTTTATTCTCTCGATTGTGAAATGAGTTACACGACGCAAGGTTTGGAACTAACTAGAGTAACGGTTATAGACGAAGACTGCAATGTGGTGTACGAGACATTAGTTAAACCTCAGAATGCGATAATCGATTACAATACGAG ATTCTCCGGAATTACGGAAGAAAACATGAAGAACGTGACAACAACGTTACTGGATGTTCAAGCGACGTTGCTTACCATGTTTTCAGAGAAGACGATACTGGTGGGTCATAGCCTGGAAAGTGATTTCAAAGCTCTACGACTGTTGCACGACACGGTGGTCGACACAAGCGTAGTGTTCCCGCACAAGAACGGATACCCACAAAAAAGGGCTCTCAAGAATCTTTGTTCCGAGTATCtcaggaaaattattcaaaacgaAG TCAGCGGACACGATAGCAAAGAAGATGCAGTTTCTTGTATGGAGTTGATACTATGGAAAGCGAAGGAAGTAGCAAAGTTACAATGA
- the LOC144476397 gene encoding solute carrier family 41 member 1-like, whose protein sequence is MSDADAVIRRRKNESGKIGQSKSKTISFNRSEMVKLNSEEMLVSAIVDGTMETEVESDEDAESSEEDRRRLMPSRIVHQCVTNNRVKSAGRNDETRDVEDETVWSISIQMFIPFLLAGFGMVVASLLLDIVQHWPVYRDVSEVYILVPALLGLKGNLEMTLASRLSTHANLGHMDTRKQQWTLVVGNLALIQCQAMVVGLLASLAAVVLGWIPDARFDIHHALLLCASALATASVASFLLGLVMVTVILLSKRMKINPDNVATPIAASLGDLITLALLSGIASLFYKAIDSLAWIAPTCIAFHIIATPVWGYIAARNPFTKEILDYGWSPVICSMLISSVGGLTLDYTISSYKGIAVFQLIINGIGGNLVAVQASRISTSLHKNPRSGVQERTAVRFNPYHVYFSKGGHARTARVLLAMVIPGHLIFAYTISYLQAGHTSFTATFIVVYLTAALLQVILLLYIAQLLVVWLWTRGIDPDSSAIPYLTAIGDLIGTALLGIAFHILYAIGDGDSDVGD, encoded by the exons ATGAGTGATGCCGATGCAGTAATCAGAAGACGTAAAAACGAATCGGGTAAAATTGGACAGAGTAAATCGAAAACGATATCATTTAACAGAAGCGAAATGGTAAAACTAAACAGCGAAGAGATGTTGGTATCAGCCATCGTTGACGGTACCATGGAAACGGAAGTTGAATCCGACGAGGATGCTGAGAGCTCGGAAGAGGACAGACGACGTCTTATGCCGTCCCGGATCGTTCATCAGTGCGTTACCAACAATAGAGTAAAATCTGCCGGTAGGAACGATGAAACGAGAGATGTCGAGGACGAGACCGTTTGGTCTATTTCTATACAAATGTTTATACCTTTTCTGTTGGCCGGTTTCGGCATGGTAGTTGCCAGTTTGTTATTAGATATTGTACAG CATTGGCCGGTTTACAGAGACGTGTCGGAGGTGTATATATTGGTACCGGCGTTGCTAGGATTAAAAGGCAATTTGGAAATGACGTTGGCCTCGAGGCTCTCCACGCACGCAAACCTCGGGCACATGGACACTCGAAAACAACAATGGACGTTGGTTGTAGGGAACTTGGCTTTGATACAGTGTCAAGCCATGGTTGTAGGCCTACTGGCTTCTTTAGCGGCCGTGGTGCTCGGTTGGATCCCGGACGCACGGTTCGATATTCATCACGCACTCTTGTTGTGCGCTAGCGCTTTGGCCACGGCATCCGTGGCCAGTTTTTTGTTAGGTTTAGTTATGGTTACCGTGATACTGCTATCGAAACGAATGAAGATCAATCCGGACAACGTGGCGACGCCGATCGCGGCTTCTCTCGGTGACTTGATTACTTTGGCGCTCTTGTCGGGAATCGCGTCTCTATTTTACAAAGCTATAG ATTCTCTAGCTTGGATAGCGCCAACCTGTATAGCTTTTCATATCATCGCTACTCCCGTTTGGGGATACATTGCAGCTAGAAATCCATTTACCAAGGAAATATTGGATTACGGCTGGTCACCTGTGATATGCTCAATGTTGATTAGCAG TGTGGGTGGCCTAACACTAGATTACACGATATCAAGTTACAAAGGTATCGCTGTAttccaattaattataaatggcATCGGTGGTAATTTAGTCGCGGTTCAAGCTAGCAGGATATCGACGTCGTTGCATAAGAACCCACGGTCCGGCGTTCAGGAGAGAACCGCGGTTCGTTTTAATCCGTACCACGTATATTTTTCCAAAG GTGGACACGCCAGAACTGCCAGAGTATTATTAGCGATGGTGATACCCGGTCACCTAATATTCGCTTACACCATCAGTTACCTTCAAGCTGGCCATACTTCGTTCACTGCTACTTTTATCGTCGTGTATCTGACCGCTGCTCTGTTACAG GTGATTTTGTTATTGTACATTGCTCAATTGTTGGTCGTTTGGTTATGGACACGGGGAATAGATCCAGACAGTTCTGCCATACCCTATCTTACGGCTATAGGGGATCTTATAGGAACAGCGTTGCTGGGAATCGCGTTTCACATACTCTACGCCATCGGCGACGGAGATTCGGATGTAGGAGATTGA
- the LOC144476566 gene encoding uncharacterized protein LOC144476566 — protein MGRKKSGSKGYRSSKGKGRHAKSTHRNGSENEPAKENGNQVGNKEEKQFNEKGEDVEAKSPINVYSRLSYPFARQSLPEDLEDSTARDGSDEEDATLELTVKPRFVFVTCRCAVCLERSKVFCERCRMVSYCSSAHRNQAAKEHRELCEALAEIRASIASTMSAASVESKDRFDADQYRFYRIQWLANLKSRVGRPLHLWEKEIVLYPRVCRVCHCFSETMPSCKACGMECFCREHSEKHEKSCKEFQVLERCLYLQYKHGCVEPKIPRKKREEIESTAFSLTDIGFDELARRIYGNCAYYREMDCYTYSMLSHLCTIPLTTLYAMNICSLECQKKSELVVCVLGAEFQFEGVNLHVWEQLFLHFLPNLKKLRLTLVGPELELPSGVPVRLLSQVKVCSECKAADRAVVVRFLPKTLYHEFSRVEVTADGAAEKPDIICAFNPGLYRKTGFAGKDTWPETIREFAKSRAPVVVTSYTTNEIFWEIDRVKSVCPDVDVLLAPRQNPFASIKPDRNFVSDDTDPLIYKNYCVAVVAGKPAPS, from the coding sequence ATGGGTCGCAAGAAATCCGGAAGCAAAGGCTACCGGTCGTCCAAGGGAAAGGGTCGCCACGCGAAAAGCACGCATCGCAACGGAAGCGAGAACGAGCCCGCGAAAGAGAACGGGAACCAAGTGGGAAACAaggaagaaaaacaatttaacgAGAAGGGAGAGGATGTAGAAGCTAAGAGCCCCATAAACGTGTACTCGCGTTTAAGCTACCCCTTCGCGCGACAAAGTCTGCCGGAGGATCTCGAAGATTCGACAGCGCGCGACGGAAGCGACGAGGAGGACGCGACTTTAGAGTTGACCGTAAAGCCGCGGTTCGTGTTTGTGACGTGCCGCTGCGCGGTTTGCTTGGAGAGGTCGAAAGTGTTCTGTGAACGCTGTCGAATGGTGTCTTACTGTTCGTCGGCGCATCGGAACCAGGCCGCGAAGGAACACCGAGAATTGTGCGAAGCTTTGGCAGAAATACGAGCGTCCATCGCGTCCACGATGTCCGCGGCGTCCGTCGAGTCGAAGGACCGTTTCGACGCCGATCAGTATCGCTTTTACAGAATACAGTGGCTCGCGAATCTAAAGTCGCGGGTCGGCAGACCGTTGCATCTTTGGGAGAAGGAGATCGTTTTGTATCCACGCGTGTGTCGCGTTTGTCATTGTTTCAGCGAGACCATGCCCTCTTGCAAGGCCTGCGGGATGGAGTGCTTTTGTCGAGAACACAGCGAGAAACACGAGAAGTCGTGCAAAGAATTTCAAGTGCTGGAGAGGTGTTTGTACCTACAGTACAAGCACGGTTGCGTCGAACCGAAAATTCCACGGAAGAAACGAGAGGAAATCGAATCCACGGCGTTCTCGTTAACGGACATCGGTTTCGACGAGTTGGCGCGTCGCATTTACGGAAACTGTGCCTATTACCGCGAAATGGACTGTTACACGTATTCGATGTTGTCCCACCTGTGCACGATCCCGTTGACGACGCTCTACGCGATGAATATTTGCTCCCTCGAATGCCAGAAGAAATCCGAGCTGGTGGTGTGCGTGCTCGGCGCAGAGTTTCAATTCGAGGGCGTGAACCTGCACGTCTGGGAACAGttgtttcttcatttcttGCCGAACCTGAAGAAACTCCGGCTGACTCTGGTCGGGCCGGAATTGGAATTACCGAGCGGCGTGCCGGTACGATTGTTGTCGCAGGTCAAAGTTTGTTCCGAGTGCAAGGCCGCCGACAGAGCCGTCGTCGTTCGTTTCCTGCCGAAGACCCTCTACCACGAGTTCTCGCGTGTCGAGGTAACGGCCGACGGCGCCGCCGAAAAGCCGGATATCATTTGCGCGTTCAATCCGGGCCTCTACAGAAAAACTGGTTTCGCGGGGAAAGACACGTGGCCGGAGACGATACGCGAGTTCGCGAAGTCGCGGGCGCCCGTCGTCGTCACCTCCTACACGACCAACGAAATCTTTTGGGAGATCGATCGCGTAAAGTCCGTCTGCCCTGACGTCGACGTCCTCTTGGCGCCGCGTCAAAATCCTTTCGCGTCGATTAAGCCGGACCGCAATTTCGTCAGCGACGACACGGATCCGCTGATATACAAGAATTATTGTGTCGCCGTGGTCGCCGGCAAGCCGGCCCCTTCGTAA